Below is a genomic region from Equus caballus isolate H_3958 breed thoroughbred chromosome X, TB-T2T, whole genome shotgun sequence.
ACAGAACGAGTCTGAACATAAGGCAGGTCATAATTCCCAGAGTTGTTCATCAGTGGGAGGGGTGGCTTTGTGAGGACCTGATTTCCAAGGTAGTCAAAACGTTCAGACAGAGGTTGGAGAGTGACCTACTGGAAAGAAGCGTCTGCACTGAGTAGGGGGCTAGATGCTACTTTTAGCCTTTCAAGTATATAAGGTATTCTAGTTATCCATTGCTGCATACCAAACCACCCCAAAACGTCATGGCTTAGAATAATGGTAAGTACTTATTGTGTTGCCAACTCTGCAGTTTGTGTGGGGCTTAGCAGGGTTGGCTCTCTGCTCTACGTGGCATCACCTGCGGCAGCCTGACTGGGAACCAGAGGACCTGCTTTCAATATGGCTTAATCGCAGAGCTGGCTGGCGAGTTGATGCTGGCTTTCTGCTGGGACTGAGGGCCCGGGGCCTCTTCATGGAGCCCGGGCTTCCTCACAGTGTGATGGCCGGGTGCCAAGGGTGAGTGTCCTAAGAGAGACTGGCAGAAGCGGCGTGGCTTTTTCTAACTAGCCTCTGAAGTGACCTAGTgttacttctgccacattctgttggttgAGGCAATCACACATGTCCAACCAGGTCCAAGGGGAGGGGACTTCTTGATGGGAGGATTGTCAAAGAATTTGTCAACATGCTTTAAAATCCTTTACATAAAGTTGTTGTGTTTTAACGGCAATAGCTAgttctttgtttattcattttaaaagtagctttattgagatgtaattcatataccatataattcactcatttaaagtgtacaactcaatagTTTTAATAAGTTCACAGGGTTATGTTACTACCATCACTatgatctaattttagaacatttccatccccGCGAAGGAAACTCGCACTCTCGTTAGCACTTCCTCCGCACCACGcgctcctcccagcccctggaaaccacaattttactttcaatctctataggtttgcctattttggacatttcatatcaataaaatcatacaatacgtggtcttttgttactggcttctttcacatggcacgtttttgagattcatccatattgtagcatgtatcactactttattcctttttattgctgagtaacattccacagaatagatatattatttttttttaaagattggcacccgagctaacaactgttgcctatcttcttttttttttttctgctttatcttccccaaccccccgtacacagttgtatatcttagttgcaggtctttctagttgtgggatgtggggcgctgccttaacgtggcctgacaagcggtgccatgtccgcgcccaggagccgaaccctgggccgccgcagcggagtgcgcgaacttaaccactcagccacagagcaaGCCCCtagatatattattttatttatccatttttttatttacccattcatcagttgatggacattttggttgtttccactttttggttattatgaataaagctgctatgaacattcgtgtacaagttttgtgtagacatatgtttttatttctctcggGTATAAACCCAGGACTTGAATtcctgggtcatatagtaactctatgtttaagtttttgaggatgtgccaaactgtttttcaaagtgtctgcaccattttacatttctaccagtgGTGTATGAGTGTTCCAATTTCCTCACTCATATAGTTTTGATAAAGGGAAAAAGCGTAGTGAGTGGAAAGTGTATGGGACTGGAATTTTAATTTGTGTTCTGCACTCAACTACACCTTACCGCTAAAGCCAATTAGCTTTTCCAGCCCTCAGTTTCCTAAGATCCCTTCCAGTTCTCTAATTCCTTGAGCATCTCATGAGGGGAGGTAAGCGTTGCTACAAGCATTCAGGCAAATCTGGGTAAACAAGGGGAATGTGATAGGATGTAAGATTAGATTCAGGTTGGATTAGATGATGTGGAAAATCCTTTCTGATCCTAAAAATCCATAATTCTATTTTGTGATTATATAGTTAGCAACACAGTGAGCTAACAGAAATATAGTACTGCACCTTTTCTCGTCATCAGTGTATTTAAGACCAAAGTACTgatattatttctataattacATGGCACTGCCTTTTCATTCATGAAATAACCTTTCAGCTGTATAGCTATGTAGCCCTGAAAATGACTTAATAATGTTTCAATTTTAAGCAATTTGtttaattgaagtataaattATGTACGGCAAattttacccttttaaagtgtacagttctgtgagttttgacaaatgaatacagctgtgtaactatcaccacaatcaaggtataGAGCAGTTCCATCGTCCCCCAAAATTTCCTCGTGCTCCTTTGTGGTCAGCTCTGCCCCCAGCCTCTGATCAGTTTTTTATCCCTATAGTTTTGTCTCTctgagaatgtcatataaatggaatcatatagtatgtaacctcttgagtctggcttctttcacttagcatggtaCATTTAAGATTCATCCGTGTTGCTACATGTACACGAGTTCCTTTTTATtaccgagtagtattccattatacggATGTACCACATTTGTTGCTCAATTCACCAGTCgaaggacatttgtgttgtttccaattttggtcattatgaataaagctaccaTAAACATTTGCATACAGGGTTTTgagtgaacataagttttcattccACTTGGgtgaatacctaggagtgggattgctgaatcatatggaaATTGTATattaaactttataagaaattgcaaaACTATTTTGCAAAGTGGCAATGCCattttgcagtcccaccagcaatgtatgagagatccagttgctctgcatcctcaccgacacttggtatggtcagttttcaaaaaattttagccattctaataggcatgtAGTGGTATTTCATCATGGTTTAATTTAcacttccctaatgactagtgattttgagcatttttccatgtacttatttgccatccgtATATTTTCCTTGGTGAAGTGtttattaaaatcttttgcctattttttactgggttatttgttttcttattattgagttttgagagttctttatatatcctggatataaGTCCCTTGTCAtatatgtgttttgcaaacattttttttcccaattaatgaCTTGtcttttcttaacagtgtcttttgaggAAGAAAAGTTTTCGATTTTGATAAAAGtctgattttcaattttttcttttatggattgtgtttttggtttCACATCTacgaaatctttgcctaaccaagattacaaagattttctccactgttttcttctagagtttttagacttttggattttatttttaggttctgtgatccattttgagttaattgttaTATATGGTGCAAGGTATGggagattctttttattttttttacatatggatgtccaattgttccagcaccagttgttgaaaagactatcttttctatattgaattgcctttgcacctttgtcaataTACACATGTCTATTTTTGAAccctctgttctgttccattggtttatatgcCTAGTAAACACTGCTTTCTGTTTGAATGTGGTTGAGTATGAAGAAGCAGCCAAGAGAATGGACTTAGGAGCCAGACTGCCTAGGTCTGAGACTCAGCTCAAGCACTTactaactctgtgaccttgggcaagttatttggCCTCATGCTGCTGGAAGCCATGATAGAGATAATGATAGTACATACCCctcatagggatgcataaatctctttgaactgttgatttccCATATGTGGTGTCTTACCATttaattctaagtatttttagattttgattatgatttcttctttaacccatgACTTACTAgcagtgtgtttttaaaattttttgaataggcaaagatttttaaaagtatctttttttaattaacttctAACTTAGTTGCATGTTGGTCCACTATCATGACCTGTAAgttatttgttatttaaaatttgttgaggcttTCTTTATGATTTagtacatgattttaaaaaactctttaatGTGTGCTTAAGAAGAAAATGTGAGTATACTTATTGGATGCAGAACTCAAGCTTATTCATCGTGTGGTTGAGatcttctatatttttgttgattttatttttttactccaCTTGACCGATCAATAATTGAGAGAAACAGCATTCGAAGACACTCCTTAGATTTTAATTCACCAGTTCTGAGGGTTTGGAGAGGTCCAGAATGACTGTCAAAGTTAGTCCCCACGTGTTTTTCTCAGCTCTTCACCAACTCAGGGTTTCTGCCCTGCCCTGCGTTTACTCCCAGGGAAGTCTAGACCAGAGGTCTGAGTCCCAGCAGGTGTGGGGGAAGCACTATTGTCTCAAGATTTGGGAGGGGGAGAAGCTAGAGCAGAAATCTCAGGTGTTCCTTTACTATTGTATCCTCCCACACCCCACCACAGGGGTGTCTCAGAGTTTCCCCttttcttggtgttttccttACTTGGTCCCTTTGGGGTTGATCTTGGGCAACGGGGAGCCAGCAGCAACACTGGCCCTTTATATATGTACATCACCTGTAAACTCCTAGAAATGAAATCGCTTGAACACATCTTCCCACATTAAACCTGTGTTGCCTCCTGtgttttccattttgtgtgtgtggcacTACCAACATCCAATCACATAAGCCAGAGCAATGTTTTTTCAAACCTGTGAGTGGGATAATAGAAGGTATTAAGGGGCTTAACACAAAATAAGggtaaatattattttgtgaaacttttgtttcattgGTACACGGACATGCACAAATACTCTTAAGTATGTGTACTGGACTGTGCTGAAGAATGTACTAGTGTGGATTGTGGTCAAAAAGGTTGAAAAACACTCGACTAGAGAACTAGGAATCATTTTTGATCCATCCTTCGGCCTTACCTCCTACAGCCATTGAATTACCAAATCTGCCGATTCTACTTCctcaatatttcttaaatttatcccattttcctcttccctgctAACCACTGCTCTAGTTCCAGCCTTTTCTGGACAACTGCAACAGCGTCTCGGATCTGCGATCCACTTTTCCTTATTCCCATCAGAATAATCTTCCtgaaatgtaaattatttaaatccTCCTGTGGCACCCTATTGCCCATGGATAACTTCCAAGCTTTATACTGTGGCCCCCACCTACCTCTCTAGCTTTTTCTGCTCCCATTCCAGTGTCACCGGTCACACCAGTTTTCCTCACCCTCCCtgaagagttttattttcctcctcctttcactTTTGCCTGGCGTGCGAAGGGAGGGTTCTTTACTCCCACCCCTTTTACCTGGTGAACTCCAGCTTATTCATTCTCACTTCATACGGGAAGTCTTATACCCCCACGTCCCCCGCCCCAGGTGTTCCTCTTCTGTATTTCCAGAATATTCTGGGCATTTCTCATTACACAGTCAAGTGGTTTTTAAATGATCTGTTTAGGTTAGTGTTTACTTCTTTTATGGAAAGAACTGGTCGTATTCATTTCAGTGCCTAAAACAATGTCTGGCTCATACTGGGTGTTCAAATGTTGGTTGAATAACTGAAGATCCAGAAAGCTGAAGTGCCTTTTTCAAGATCATGTTGCTCAGAGGTGACAAAATTGAGACTGGAAAACAAGTGCCTCTTTTATTGCCTCGTGCTACAGACCAGTACCCCTTCTAGTACATTATGTAAAACTGGATAAGTACATTTATTGTGCAATATTGAATAAGTCACTTTAAGCTAGTTTGCTAATAATTACGATGATTAAATTatcctttgtaaaaaaaaaatcggggggctggcctcgtggctgagtggttaagttcgcgcgctctgctgcaggcggcccagtgtttcgttggttcgaatcctgggcgcggacatggcactgctcatcaaaccacgctgaggcagcgtcccacatgccacaactagaaggacccacaacgaagaatatacaactatgtaccagggggctttggggagaaaaaggaaaaaaataaaatcttaaaaaaaaaaaatcgggtTTTTGCATACTGTATCTCTGGGAGCCTGTTTCTGGTGCATAAAGTTTTGCATGAAATTTAATATTTGCAAACAGGTAAAACAGTGGAAGTGAATACAAAAATAATGTGGAAAAATCaaaatggcctttttttttttttttaagattttattttttcctttttctccccaaagccccccagtacatagttgtatatttcttgttgtgggttcctctagttgtggtatgtgggacgctgcctcagcgtggtttgatgagcagtgccatgtccgcgcccaggattcgaaccaacgaaacactgggccgcctgcagcagagcgcacgaacttaaccactcggccacggggccagccccaaaatggcCTTTTAATGACTATATTTTGAGAGGccagttaaaatttaaaaaaataatgtgacaGATTCCAGGCATACCGTTTAAAAGATTATGTGAGCTTTAGTTTGGAATATCTAGTAGATGCAAGTTCTGACATATAGTGATTCTTGTGCTTTCAGGTTCTTCCATTTTCTGTAATGTGTTGCAGAAATCAGTCAGGGTTTAGAAACTAAGACCCATGCCTCAATTTATGGAAGAACAGAGAAAtatatttcaggggctggcccagtggcgtaatggttaagtttgcgtgctctgcttcagcggcccagggtttgcaggttcagatcctgggcacggacctagcactgctcgtcaagccacgctgttgcggcatcccacataaaatagaggaagattggcacagatgttagctgaatgacaatcttcctcaagcaaaaagaggaagattggcaacagatgttagctcagggccaatcttcctcacacaaaaaagagagaagttataTTTCAATCTGGGTGTATTTCCAATTTCAGAAGTTTTAAAGAAgcagaagttattttaaaagtgaagcaTCAGAAAAAGGGTCAGAGCTGAAATATTCCTTAATATTATCCATTAtgctgtgtatatgtgtgagaaTTTCGCTAATTGTTTCAAAAAAGTGCTTTTACGATTGATATGTTGAAACAGGATCCAAACACTGTCCGCACATTGTTTGGCTGATATGTTATTGAGTCTTTATCTATAATAGTTCCCTCTCCCTTTCACCCCCGCCCATGCCTTTTctttattggaaaaaaaaatttgcactGTTCATTTTCTTACTATGTCGCAAAGTCAGTGAAAGTAGGAACGTATTATTCTAGCACTAAGAATTGGGCCTGGCACCCAATAGACATTTAATTGGTATCTGTTGAATAATGTTAATAATACTCAAGGTGTGTGTTTTGTCTCTGCAGGTTGATCCGAAAGACTACCTGCTGAGTGGCCTGAAGGATGAAACAGTAGGCCGCTTACCTGGGAAAGTGGCAGGGCAACAGTTTCTCATTCAAGACTGTGAGAACTGTAACATCTATATTTTTGATCACTCTGCTACAGTCACAATTGATGACTGTACTAACTGCGTAATCTTTCTGGGACCCGTGAAAGGCAGTGTGTTTTTCCGAAATTGCAGAGATTGCCGATGCGCATTAGCCTGCCAGCAGTTTCGTGTGCGGGATTGTAGAAAGCTGGAAGTCTTTTTGTGCTGCGCCACTCAGCCCATCATTGAGTCTTCCACAAATATCAAATTTGGCTGTTTTCAATGGTACTACCCTGAATTAGCTTTCCAGTTCAAAGATGCAGGGCTAAGTATCTTCAATAATACCTGGAGTAACGTTCATGACTTTACACCTGTGTCAGGAGAACTCAACTGGAGCCTTCTTCCAGAAGATGCTGTAGTTCAAGACCGTGTTCCTCTGCCTACCACCGAAGAGCTCAAGGCTGTCCGCATTTCCACAGAAGCCAACAGAAGTATCGTTCCAGTATCCAGGGGTCAGAGACAGAAGAGCAGTGATGAATCATGCTTAGTGGTATTATTTGCTGGCGATTATACTATCGCAAATGCCAGGAAACTAATTGATGAggtaaggagagagagaagagaaacagacatACAACTAGATAGAAACACACCGCTTTCCAAGaacttccatttttttcaaattggCTGTTAGAAATACAGGCAATCCTTAAGTTATAGTCCTCTGCTCCCTACAGATTTATCTGTAAGATAAATCTTACAGAGGTTGCTTAGGCcccaaaatattttcccaaagaaactttttaaaaatataattcaattcagtaagcatttattaagcacttactatgtgcaagTTACTCTGTTATCATATTTCATTGATTAGAGGATGCCCAtttgttttccacattttcaCTTATCTGAAATGCATCCTACAAGTGACAGCAACTTAGAGCTGATGAAATATAGTATCTCCTGGAGGTGGAGAGACACAGACAAAATTCTCTGCCTTCAAAGAACTTGTGTTCTTCATAATAAATGATTTCCATGGAAGCTCACAAAAGTAGCACTGCATAGTAAGGCACAGCCTTTTATAATGATTTAGTGAGGAAATTTATTTGGAGTTTTCATTGGTTAGGAGGTAGCAAAGACATTTAGGAATAGGACCCCCTTTTGACTATGAGAGCCACCTCCACATTGCTTTCCTTATTTTCCTTTGCCCTATTGCCAAGGAGGGGAGGTTGGTGCGGAAGAATGAGGTGGGAGCTGGGATAGCAGAGGTTGTGGGCTCCTGAG
It encodes:
- the RP2 gene encoding protein XRP2, whose protein sequence is MGCFFSKRRKAEKEPKKTEGGEKPPKQYSWDQREKVDPKDYLLSGLKDETVGRLPGKVAGQQFLIQDCENCNIYIFDHSATVTIDDCTNCVIFLGPVKGSVFFRNCRDCRCALACQQFRVRDCRKLEVFLCCATQPIIESSTNIKFGCFQWYYPELAFQFKDAGLSIFNNTWSNVHDFTPVSGELNWSLLPEDAVVQDRVPLPTTEELKAVRISTEANRSIVPVSRGQRQKSSDESCLVVLFAGDYTIANARKLIDEMVNKGFFLVQTKEVSMKAEDAQRVFREKAADFLPLLNKGPVIALEFNGDGAVEGCQLIVNETFNGTKMFVSESKETASADVDSFYNFADIQMGI